The Impatiens glandulifera chromosome 3, dImpGla2.1, whole genome shotgun sequence genome contains a region encoding:
- the LOC124930464 gene encoding metalloendoproteinase 4-MMP-like gives MINNINDVVKGIPTLIINNINDDVREMSTLIINNINDNIRGMPTLISNNINDGVKGMPTLIINSIRDIVRGMPTLIRNPGALAYSFYPPDGELHFNARIPWVNGAEPGKMDIETVALHELGHVLGLYHSNVPSAVMWPTSEPGVTKRNLHDDDIAGIKALYNFP, from the exons ATGATTAACAATATCAACGACGTTGTTAAGGGAATACCGACgttaataattaacaatatcaaTGACGACGTTAGGGAAATGTCGACGTTGATAATTAACAATATCAACGACAACATTAGGGGAATGCCGACATTGATAAGTAACAATATCAACGACGGCGTTAAGGGAATGCCGACGTTGATAATTAACAGTATCAGAGACATCGTTAGGGGAATGCCGACGTTGATAA GGAACCCAGGAGCTCTAGCTTACTCATTTTATCCACCTGACGGAGAGCTTCATTTCAATGCACGCATTCCTTGGGTAAACGGAGCAGAGCCTGGGAAAATGGACATTGAAACGGTTGCGTTGCATGAGCTTGGACATGTTCTTGGTCTTTATCATAGTAATGTTCCTTCTGCGGTAATGTGGCCAACTTCAGAACCCGGTGTTACCAAAAGAAACTTACATGATGATGACATTGCCGGAATTAAGGCATTGTACAactttccttaa